CGGGCTTCGATGGACGCGTTCTTGTCGGCCGAGGTCTTGATAGATAGCTCGCCCTCGTACGACGTCACGACCTTCTGACCTTCCTGATTGACGACCGTGATGAGGCGGTCGCCGAACTCGATCACACCGGCCTTCTTCGTCTTGCGCGCCGTCTGTTCGGCGATACGTGACGCCGTACCACCGACGTGGAATGTGCGCAGCGTGAGCTGCGTGCCCGGTTCGCCGATGGACTGCGCGGCGATGATGCCCACCGCTTCGCCCAGATCCACCATCTGCATGGTGGCCAGGTTGCGGCCGTAGCACATGCGGCAGAGTCCGCGCTTCGCTTCGCAGGTGAGCACGGAACGGATCTTCACCGTTTCGATGCCCGCTTCCTCGATGCTCTGCGCCGTCTCTTCCGAGATGAGCGTACCGGCTTCCACCAGCAGCTTCGGACGACCCGCTTCATCGCGCTCCATCGGATCGAACACATCCTCGGCGGCCACGTTGCCGACGAGACGTTCCGACAGCGGCTCGATCACGTCTTCGCCTTCCTTGAGCGCCGACGTATCGAGACCAAGGATCGTGCCGCAATCCTCTTCGGCGATCGTCATGTCCTGCGCCACGTCGACGAGACGACGGGTCAGGTATCCGGCGTCGGCCGTCTTGAGCGCCGTATCGGCCAGACCCTTGCGGGCGCCGTGCGTCGACGAGAAGTACTCGAGCACCGAGAGACCTTCGCGGAAGTTCGACTTGATCGGATTTTCGATGATTTCGCCGATACCGCCGGTGAGCTTCTTCTGCGGCTTCGCCATGAGGCCGCGCATACCCGCCAGCTGACGGATCTGGTCGCGGCTACCACGGGAACCGGAGTCGTACATCATGAACACCGGATTGAAGCCGCCCTGCGACTCGCGCATCGTCTTCACCATGGCGTCGGCGACGTCGGTGTTGGCGTGCGTCCAGGTGTCGATGACCTTGTTGTAGCGTTCGCCGTTCGTGATGTTGCCGGTCGCGTAGGCACGCTGGAAGCGTTCCACGCGCTCCGACGCTTCCTGCAACAGCGTCTGCTTCTCCTTCGGGATGTGCAGATCCTCGATGCCGATCGACACACCGCCACGCGTCGCGTTGCGGAACCCGAATTCCTTCAGGCGATCGAGCAGCGCCACCGTCTCCGCGAGCCCCGCATTGCGGTAGCTCTCGAACACGAGTTCGCCGAGCGCCTTCTTCTTCATGTCCTTGTTCAGGAACGGGAGCCCCTTCGGCACGATCACGTCGAAGAGCACGCGGCCCGTCGTGGTCGTGATCCACGTGGGCGTCTCCTCGCGCCGGTCGAGCCAGCGGATCGGCGTCTGGTAGGTCGCGCGCCCGTTGGCCATCGCGATCTCCACCTCGGCCGTGTCCGTGAAGGTGGGCAGCTTGCGCACCCAGGCTTCGTCCTTCGCGTTCCGGTCGAAATCCGTCGGGCCCTTGGTCGCGACGTAGCAGCCGAGCACGATATCCTGCGACGGCTCGGCCACCGGACGACCGTCCGACGGCTTCAGGATGTTGTTCGACGACAGCATCAGCACGCGCGCTTCGATCTGCGCTTCGAACGACAGCGGCACATGCACGGCCATCTGGTCACCGTCGAAGTCGGCGTTGAACGCCGCGCACACGAGCGGATGGATACGAATGGCCTTGCCTTCGACCAGCACCGGCTCGAACGCCTGGATACCCAGACGGTGGAGCGTCGGCGCGCGGTTGAGCAGCACCGGATGATCCTTGATGATGCCTTCGAGCACTTCGTAGACCATCGCGTTCTCGCGCTCGACGATCTTCTTGGCGCGCTTCACGGTCTCGGCTTCGCCGCTCTCCACCAGCTTGTGGATGATGAACGGCTTGAAGAGCTCGAGCGCCATGGCCTTGGGCAGGCCGCACTGGTGCAGCTTGAGCTCCGGACCCACGACGATGACCGAACGGCCCGAATAGTCCACGCGCTTGCCGAGCAGGTTCTGACGGAACCGGCCCTGCTTGCCCTTGAGCATGTCGGACAGCGACTTGAGCGGACGCTTGCCGCGGCCACGGATGGCCTTGGAGCGGCGGCCGTTGTCGAACAGCGCGTCGACCGCTTCCTGCAGCATGCGCTTCTCGTTGCGCAGGATGACTTCCGGCGCGCGGTGCGAGATGAGCTTCTGCAGACGGTTGTTGCGATTGATGACGCGGCGATACAGATCGTTCAGATCGGACGTCGCGAAACGGCCGCCGTCGAGCGGCACGAGCGGACGCAGGTCGGGCGGAATCACCGGAATCACATCCAGGATCAT
The Gemmatimonas aurantiaca genome window above contains:
- the rpoC gene encoding DNA-directed RNA polymerase subunit beta', which encodes MIDFRSSREARASAFDYMSVRIASPEEIRGPKDPNERGRLEMAGLRTWWSWGEVTKPETINYRSFKPEKDGLFCERIFGPVKDWECHCGKYKRIRYRGVICDRCGVEVTLSKVRRERMGHIELAVPVAHIWFFKTLPSPMGNLLDVTLRDLEKVIYYSNYIVIEPGNQEVRERQLLDEDEYLTLRQKAKAEGDTAFQCDIGAPAVRELLKRLDVDRTAEELRASVVGETSQHRKKQMLKRLKIVDAFRTSGEGGEIRNRPEWMILDVIPVIPPDLRPLVPLDGGRFATSDLNDLYRRVINRNNRLQKLISHRAPEVILRNEKRMLQEAVDALFDNGRRSKAIRGRGKRPLKSLSDMLKGKQGRFRQNLLGKRVDYSGRSVIVVGPELKLHQCGLPKAMALELFKPFIIHKLVESGEAETVKRAKKIVERENAMVYEVLEGIIKDHPVLLNRAPTLHRLGIQAFEPVLVEGKAIRIHPLVCAAFNADFDGDQMAVHVPLSFEAQIEARVLMLSSNNILKPSDGRPVAEPSQDIVLGCYVATKGPTDFDRNAKDEAWVRKLPTFTDTAEVEIAMANGRATYQTPIRWLDRREETPTWITTTTGRVLFDVIVPKGLPFLNKDMKKKALGELVFESYRNAGLAETVALLDRLKEFGFRNATRGGVSIGIEDLHIPKEKQTLLQEASERVERFQRAYATGNITNGERYNKVIDTWTHANTDVADAMVKTMRESQGGFNPVFMMYDSGSRGSRDQIRQLAGMRGLMAKPQKKLTGGIGEIIENPIKSNFREGLSVLEYFSSTHGARKGLADTALKTADAGYLTRRLVDVAQDMTIAEEDCGTILGLDTSALKEGEDVIEPLSERLVGNVAAEDVFDPMERDEAGRPKLLVEAGTLISEETAQSIEEAGIETVKIRSVLTCEAKRGLCRMCYGRNLATMQMVDLGEAVGIIAAQSIGEPGTQLTLRTFHVGGTASRIAEQTARKTKKAGVIEFGDRLITVVNQEGQKVVTSYEGELSIKTSADKNASIEARLQVPLGAYLMVEDGQTVKKDDTVFTWDPYSNPIIADVEGTVRFVDLVEDESLSEELDELTGLRQRVVIEDREKKLHPHIEIWQNKGGKEKRVRDFILPVGAVITIDDGENIAAGTILAKVSREAYKTRDITGGLPRVAELFEARRPKDPATISEIDGFVRFGEIKRGKREVFVRPASIENGQWISDDTAEEQTYEVPSGKHLRVHEGDRVRAGDRISEGPVNPHDILRIKGPRAVQEYLLNEVQEVYRLQGVKINDKHIGVIVKQMLQKVRIVDSGDTELLEGEHTDRAQFREVNDDAKKRKIRPATAEPLLLGITKASLTTQSFVSAASFQETTRVLTDAAIRGSRDDLLGLKENIIIGHLIPAGTGMYRYQEVDVDSETLPEPEPLPEPLEPSFESLLPSFEPTAFTMPDE